One part of the Populus alba chromosome 18, ASM523922v2, whole genome shotgun sequence genome encodes these proteins:
- the LOC118051029 gene encoding L-gulonolactone oxidase 3 — protein MLETPLESPFKALSCKKVPFYRRLHLTKTRNLNPGPMSSFRWLLGALHLTIWGPVTLTMTHAMLPPPPVQCSDAGCTLYNSYGVWNDRKDCHVPSITYPTTEEELRLAVAHANQNNLKVKVVSRFSHTIPKLACPDDAQHGSSMLISTLQYNSSIAIDAANLAVTADAGVGLRELIDEVERSGLSLVPAPYWEGVSVGGVISTGAHGSSWWGKGGAVHDHVIGLNLIVPARESEGYAKIIRIGAKDPLLNAAKVSLGMLGVISKVKLSLEPAFKRSVAYNFTDDAHIEDIFMDHGKKYEFADVTWYPSRHTAVYRYDYRVPLSTSGNGEYDFLGFQPNSIVVSKATRSSEKLLESARNVNGKCALATTFVGFKKLVANGLKNGLIFTGYPVVGHQGKMQTSGSCLYSTKIDTSCAWDPRIGGLFFYETTAIFPASKFGDFLRDVKKLRDLKPENFCGVDIYNGFLIRFIKASQAYLGQSEDSVVLDFNYYRADDSSTPRLNQDVWEEVEQMAFFKYGAKPHWAKNRNLAFLDLQHKYPNFSKFLAAKKQLDPKNMFSGEWSDEILYGKEAAKADGCALEGQCICSENIHCSPKKGYFCEQGLVYEEARVCRYSSSATR, from the exons ATGTTAGAGACCCCATTAGAATCTCCCTTCAAAGCTTTGTCTTGCAAAAAAGTTCCATTTTATAGGAGACTTCACCTAACCAAAACCAGAAATCTAAACCCAGGCCCCATGTCCTCCTTCCGGTGGCTCCTTGGTGCCTTGCACCTCACTATTTGGGGTCCAGTCACACTGACCATGACCCACGCCATGCTGCCACCACCCCCGGTTCAATGCAGCGACGCTGGCTGCACCCTTTACAACTCCTATGGTGTATGGAATGACAGAAAAGATTGTCATGTTCCAAGCATCACTTACCCCACGACAGAAGAAGAGCTGAGGTTAGCTGTTGCACATGCTAATCAAAATAACCTCAAGGTGAAGGTGGTTAGCCGGTTTTCGCACACAATACCAAAGTTGGCCTGCCCAGATGATGCACAGCATGGCAGCTCAATGTTGATAAGCACACTGCAGTATAATTCTAGCATTGCCATTGACGCCGCTAATTTAGCGGTGACAGCTGATGCGGGCGTAGGTCTCCGCGAGCTTATCGACGAGGTTGAGCGATCTGGATTGAGCTTGGTGCCAGCACCGTATTGGGAGGGTGTGAGTGTCGGAGGAGTAATTAGTACTGGGGCACACGGGAGTTCTTGGTGGGGAAAAGGCGGAGCCGTCCACGACCATGTTATTGGCCTTAACCTTATCGTCCCTGCAAGAGAATCTGAAGGATATGCTAAAATTATCAGAATTGGAGCCAAAGATCCCCTCTTGAATGCAGCAAAAGTATCATTGGGAATGCTGGGTGTCATCTCCAAG GTGAAGCTGTCTCTAGAGCCAGCATTCAAAAGAAGCGTAGCGTATAATTTCACAGATGATGCTCACATAGAGGATATATTCATGGATCATGGTAAGAAATATGAATTTGCTGATGTTACTTGGTACCCATCAAGGCATACAGCTGTGTACAGATATGATTACAGAGTTCCCTTAAGCACCTCTGGTAATGGAGAATATGATTTCCTTGGATTTCAGCCTAACTCAATTGTGGTCTCCAAAGCAACTAGATCATCAG AGAAATTACTGGAGAGTGCGCGTAATGTGAACGGAAAGTGTGCCTTGGCAACCACATTTGTGGGGTTTAAGAAGTTAGTGGCCAACGGATTGAAGAATGGCCTCATCTTTACAGGCTATCCAGTAGTGGGTCATCAGGGAAAAATGCAGACCTCAGGTTCATGTTTATACTCAACAAAGATCGACACCTCCTGTGCCTGGGATCCAAGAATCGGTGGCCTGTTCTTTTACGAGACAACAGCAATATTTCCTGCTTCAAAATTTGGAGATTTTCTCCGCGATGTGAAGAAACTGAGAGATCTTAAACCAGAGAATTTTTGCGGGGTCGACATCTACAATGGTTTCCTGATACGTTTCATCAAGGCTTCTCAAGCATATCTAGGCCAATCTGAGGACTCAGTAGTCCTTGATTTTAACTATTATCGTGCTGATGATTCTTCAACTCCAAGGCTAAACCAAGACGTGTGGGAAGAAGTGGAGCAAATGGCATTCTTCAAATACGGGGCAAAACCACATTGGGCTAAGAACAGGAACTTGGCGTTCTTGGATTTGCAGCACAAGTATCCTAATTTCAGCAAGTTTCTAGCAGCAAAGAAGCAACTGGACCCCAAGAACATGTTCTCCGGCGAATGGTCAGATGAGATATTATATGGTAAAGAAGCTGCGAAAGCTGACGGATGCGCCTTAGAGGGGCAATGTATATGCTCAGAGAACATACACTGCAGCCCTAAAAAGGGGTATTTCTGTGAGCAAGGTCTGGTTTATGAAGAAGCTAGGGTCTGCAGGTATTCATCATCAGCTACAAGATAA